The following coding sequences are from one Triticum aestivum cultivar Chinese Spring chromosome 5A, IWGSC CS RefSeq v2.1, whole genome shotgun sequence window:
- the LOC123107566 gene encoding bZIP transcription factor TRAB1, producing MAMEADDDDLWGAVTTSPSASPPPPSSAAAISTALSLNTRLQLLAATGVGGGSPFHPGGVGAGSPFHPGGGCYRNAAASPTSFFSSAAASFPRIAPVDAGPARRALEREMCYGHGAAAWPGAPGAGGGAAAPVDRRKKRMIKNRESASRSRARKQAHVTQIESEVHQLREENEQLRLKYDQLKASVEVSVPVRKTLQRVLSAPF from the exons ATGGCCATGGAGGCCGACGACGACGACCTGTGGGGCGCGGTCACCACCAGCCCCAGCGCCTCGcccccgccgccctcctccgccgcaGCCATCTCCACCGCGCTCAGCCTCAACacccgcctccagctcctcgccgccaccggcgtcggcggcggctccCCGTTCCACCCCGGCGGCGTCGGCGCCGGCTCGCCGTTCCACCCGGGCGGCGGCTGCTACCGCAATGCGGCCGCGTCCCCGacctccttcttctcctctgccgcGGCCTCCTTCCCCCGCATCGCGCCCGTCGACGCCGGCCCCGCGCGCCGCGCGCTGGAGCGCGAGATGTGCTACGGCCACGGCGCCGCCGCCTGGCCCGGGGCCCCCGGCGCTGGCGGGGGCGCCGCCGCGCCCGTGGACCGGCGCAAGAAGCGCATGATCAAGAACCGCGAGTCGGCGTCCCGCTCGCGCGCGCGCAAGCAGGCCCACGTCACCCAGATCGAGTCGGAGGTGCACCAGCTGCGCGAGGAGAACGAGCAGCTCCGCCTCAAGTACGACCAG ctcaaGGCTTCGGTGGAGGTGTCGGTGCCGGTGAGGAAGACGCTGCAGAGGGTGCTCTCGGCGCCCTTCTGA